Proteins encoded in a region of the Triticum dicoccoides isolate Atlit2015 ecotype Zavitan chromosome 3A, WEW_v2.0, whole genome shotgun sequence genome:
- the LOC119270800 gene encoding tricetin 3',4',5'-O-trimethyltransferase-like, translating into MGSIAAGADEDACMYALQLVSSSILPMTLKNAIELGLLETLMAAGGKLLTPAEVAAKLPSAANPEAPDMVDRMLRLLASYNVVSCKTEEGKDGRLSRRYGAAPVCKYLTPNEDGVSMSALALMNQDKVLMESWYYLKDAVLDGGIPFNKAYGMSAFEYHGTDPRFNRVFNEGMKNHSIIITKKLLESYKGFEGLNTLVDVGGGVGATVAAITAHYPTIKGINFDLPHVISEAPPFRGVTHVGGDMFQKVPSGDAILMKWILHDWSDEHCATLLKNCYNALPPHGKVVLVECILPVNPEATPKAQGVFHVDMIMLAHNPGGRERYEREFEALAKGAGFATMKTTYIYANAWAIEFTK; encoded by the exons ATGGGCTCCATTGCCGCCGGCGCCGACGAGGATGCGTGCATGTACGCTCTCCAGCTCGTCTCGTCGTCCATCCTCCCGATGACGCTGAAGAACGCCATCGAGCTGGGACTCCTCGAGACCCTGATGGCCGCCGGCGGCAAGTTGCTGACTCCCGCTGAGGTTGCTGCCAAGCTCCCTTCCGCGGCGAATCCGGAAGCGCCGGACATGGTGGACCGCATGCTCCGTCTGCTGGCCTCGTACAACGTGGTGTCGTGCAAGACGGAGGAGGGCAAGGACGGCCGCCTCTCTCGGCGGTACGGCGCCGCGCCGGTGTGCAAGTACCTCACCCCCAACGAGGACGGCGTCTCCATGTCGGCGCTGGCGCTCATGAACCAGGACAAGGTCCTCATGGAGAGCTG GTACTATCTCAAGGATGCGGTCCTCGACGGTGGCATCCCATTCAACAAGGCGTACGGGATGTCGGCGTTCGAGTACCACGGCACGGACCCGCGCTTCAACCGCGTGTTCAACGAGGGGATGAAGAACCattccatcatcatcaccaagaaGCTCCTCGAGTCCTACAAGGGCTTCGAGGGCCTCAACACCCTCGTCGACGTGGGCGGGGGCGTCGGCGCCACCGTGGCCGCCATCACCGCTCACTACCCCACCATCAAGGGCATCAACTTCGACCTTCCCCACGTCATCTCCGAGGCGCCGCCGTTCCGGGGTGTCACCCACGTCGGCGGCGACATGTTTCAGAAGGTGCCCTCGGGCGACGCCATCCTCATGAAGTGGATCCTCCACGACTGGAGCGACGAGCACTGCGCGACGCTGCTCAAGAACTGCTACAACGCCTTGCCGCcgcacggcaaggtggtgctcgtggAGTGCATCCTGCCGGTGAACCCCGAAGCCACGCCTAAGGCTCAGGGGGTGTTCCATGTCGACATGATCATGCTCGCGCACAACCCAGGTGGCAGGGAGAGGTACGAGAGGGAGTTCGAGGCCCTGGCCAAGGGCGCCGGGTTCGCCACCATGAAGACCACTTACATCTACGCTAACGCATGGGCCATCGAGTTCACTAAGTAG